In Lactuca sativa cultivar Salinas chromosome 5, Lsat_Salinas_v11, whole genome shotgun sequence, the DNA window GCAAGGGGGGgctgtgcccccccccccccccccccccccgattttTTAGTTATAAATAGCCCTCATACTTTCATTTTATacattttggtccaaaaatataaaattttggctTTGGTCCCCCCTTCTTAACAATTTTTTTACATATTATATTTTCGGCCCCGCCGAAGCAAACGTTGAAGCTCCGCCCCTGCTCAACCCCAATCTCAATCCCAATTTGATGCACAACAAATGCAAGAATACTTGCAACAATATAATGCATCATTGGCGGCATGTATTCCGGGCTTCCAACCACCTCCATTTCCTAACTTTCTATTCAACTCTAACACACAAGCAAGTACCTCTCAACAAGTTGCTGAAAGGATGGAAGaacaaggagaagaaggagaaggagaaggagaagaaggagaaggagaagaaggagaagaaaaagaagaaggatATGAATATGATaatgttgtttgattttttttagtgATTTGAACAATGTTAGTTAACTACTAGACTTCAATTTGAacttgaatttgaaatttgaacaaTGGTACTTAGTTAATGCATTTTAAGTGATATATGTTGGAATGTGTTTTGGATTTGTTAAAAATGCAGGAATGGTAATGTACTAAATTCGTAAAATAGAAAAGAAAACAAACAGTACCTATCCTGACGACATGTCGTCGCTATAGGTATGTCATTGGCTCCTGTTAAAACCCTATAGCGACGActtgtcatcgctaaaggtttgccgacgacaagtcgtcgctataggtaattaataaaactttattttttaaCCCCGAAAATATGATTGACAAACTCTATCCCGACGACTAGTCGTCGGAATAAGTGACACTATCGCGACGACATCTATACCGACGACTCTATTGACCTATGCCGACACGACTACGCCGCCAACTCTATatcgacgacaagtcgtcggtatACCGTataccgacgacaagtcgtcgggaTAGGGTCCGAAATTGTCGTCACCATAGGGTTTTATTGTTGTAGTGAGATAACATATCTGATGATCTAAAATTTAACCTAGTGTCTAATCTACCCCTAATTAACTAATCTTTTAGACTAATTAGTGTTAATCACGTTTTGTTATGAGCCACAAGATCGATTTTGATCAAAGGCTCAGATTTGGTccccatgtctcacaaaatataggtggtctcaaatgaacctatatatatatatatatatatatatatatatatatatatatatatatatatatgggtaaagtgaatatacctaataaccttatataagcttaggtacctaacctcatcaaactacgtcattttgcattaaattttcattgcaatcatccaaggttcttaaacttcatccctaaacttgatttacttcaaaaaaatttggaaattcatcattatatttctcctacATCCTTTCATTTGTAGCGGTAGGATATGAAGCCCATCAGGTGGTATTCGATAAAAACacgtgatgtaaaagaaagatattggtgaaagtccaaagattttggaagtaatcaaattatggggttgaagtttaagaacattaagcaattacaatgtaaatatgatacaaaccgatgtagtattatggagttaagtacctaagcttatataaggttgttaggtatattcactttaccctatatatatatatatatatatatatatatatatatatatatatatatatatatatatatatatatatatatatatatatatatatgtttgtaagAATACGAAATATATTAAATGTATTTGATCAATATTCTATATATAATCGATGAATAGACGACTAATTAGAAATTGTATAAAAGACAAATAGAATGACACTTATTAACTCTAATCTGACGACGTCACAATAGAAGACCATATTAGAATCACAAATTTTTAAGCGTACATAACACTTTATCTGGGCTGCGTCAATGGAAGACCCAAGACGTAATTAGAATCACAAATTTTTAAGTATATACAAGATCAACATACCCCACATCTCAAAAATTCTCATGGtttaaaaacaataataaataaatagtaaATAATAACATAAGAGAAAatcactataaatagagatgaCAACTATGAACCTCGTACAGACATCTCAAGATTTGAACGTACTTGCATGTAATGGAGTCTaaactctttcttctcttttCATGTATTCTCTTTCTTTCTTCATTTATGCTACCAGTTCTTTCGCGTGTTCATGACCCTCATTTACGCCCAAACGGGTTATCGGGTAATAACACGAAACCGTCACCTTTCGGGTTTCTTAAAGCCATGCAAGGGTGTCGTAAGGGCGACACAGAGAAGGGCATTCGTGACCTTAAACTGTATCTTGCTCGCTTTGGATACCTAAACTACCAGAAAAATCCTAATGTGACAGATCTTGAAGAAGATCATTTTGACGAGGAGCTTGAGGTAGCCATCAAGTCGTACCAGGTCTTCTACCATCTGAATGCCACGGGGACGCTTGATGGGCCAACGGTGTCCCAGATGGCGATGCCTCGTTGCGGGTGCCCCGATAAAGTAACTCACAAGCACACTGATCATAACTCTTTACACACAGTCTCCCATTACCAATTCCTTCCTGGAACACCAAAATGGACCCGTAGTCAGCTAACTTATGGTTTTGGACCAAGTTTCCCAGCCCAATTCATGCCCGCTGTTGATCGAGCTTTTGGAAAATGGGCTACTGCTTCTTCTGGATACTTCACGTTTTCAAGAGCAGGAAGTTATGAAGGTGCTGACCTAAAGATTAGTTTTGAACGTGGAGACCATGGTGATGGGTATCCGTTTAACGGATCTGGTGAAGTGTTGGCCCATGCATTTCCACCTCCGGATGGAAGATTCCATTATGATGCGGATGAAAATTGGGTGATTGGAGCAGTGCAAGGTGCTTTCGATGTGGAGACTTTGGCTTTACACGAAATAGGGCACCTTCTTGGGCTTGGTCATAGCCAGTTTCAAGACGCAATAATGTGGAGTACTCTCGCCTCAGGGGTCACGAAAGGTTTGTCCCCGGACGACATTCAAGGGCTCGATACTCTATATGGTATTTAGATTGAAGAACAAAAGGATGCATAATTATATATTGTGTTTATGTGTGTTTTATGATTACAAATATCTCATGGTTAGGCAATAAGGCAATAAGTCAAAGGTTTTTAGTTGATTTGGTGTGACGTTAGGG includes these proteins:
- the LOC111897180 gene encoding metalloendoproteinase 2-MMP; the protein is MESKLFLLFSCILFLSSFMLPVLSRVHDPHLRPNGLSGNNTKPSPFGFLKAMQGCRKGDTEKGIRDLKLYLARFGYLNYQKNPNVTDLEEDHFDEELEVAIKSYQVFYHLNATGTLDGPTVSQMAMPRCGCPDKVTHKHTDHNSLHTVSHYQFLPGTPKWTRSQLTYGFGPSFPAQFMPAVDRAFGKWATASSGYFTFSRAGSYEGADLKISFERGDHGDGYPFNGSGEVLAHAFPPPDGRFHYDADENWVIGAVQGAFDVETLALHEIGHLLGLGHSQFQDAIMWSTLASGVTKGLSPDDIQGLDTLYGI